The genomic stretch AGGACCAGCTCatgtcctagaggggtttatcgcCACTCCAGTACTTTAGGATGCACTAGTCCGTCTGGTAggtcttatggagagtgtggcccaaGCCGGTGCATTTCCTATAGCACTAGCTGTCTttcaggctaggggaggagcccaaactcccGCCACCCACACACCGGAGTAGATGAATCTCATATATCAGACTCGGCGATCCTAGCAACTAGACTAGTTCAGCCTGTCATTGCTACTCAGCCCATGGAGAGGCTCGTGATGTCTTCTAAGGGGTTGAAGAGATTAGACAAGTTCACTAAGTTATTTCCTATTCACTTTGGTGGCATTCCTTTTGAGGAGACACAAGATTTTATTGATTGTTGCCACGAGGTGGTTCGCAACATAGGTATAGTGGAGTCCAATGGAGTTAACTTTGCAGTATTTTAGATGCATGGCTCCGCCAAGAGATAGTAGGAGGATTATGTCTGAGGCAGACCAAAGGGATCACCTCCACTCACTTGGGATGAGTTCTCATTGCAATTTTTAGagaatttcattttttttctctgaGAGAGGAGTACTATAGccagtttgagtgcctccagtAGGGTAGCATGAttgttacctagtatgagaccatATTCATGAACTTAGCTCACCATGCAGTTGTTTTACTCCCTACTGAGAGGGAGAAAGTGAGGAGATTCATTGATGGCCTTACTTTTGTTATCAGGCTATAGATGCCCAAGGAGACTGGCGATGATATTTCTTTCTAGCAAGTTGTAGAGACTGCTAGAGGGATCGAAAGGGTTCATGGTCAGGGTAGGGAGGCAGTATCTAagaagaggcctcgtcattctgttGGTTTCAATGGttcctcgtctggaggtaggggtTCATTCATAAAAGGTTATCCTTCTAGGCCAATTCAGTCAACATTTCAGGTATCTCACAGTGCTTCTGGTAGTTGTGGTTCTTTTAGGTCTTATCTTGAGCAACTAGCCTATAATGCACATTAAGCTCCAATCAGTTCACATCCTATTGAGAGTTATTCGGGTGGTTATTTAGGTCGACAAGGTCAGTTTCAAGGTCAGCAGTCACAACACCCGAGGGATCGAGAGAGTTCATGGTCAGGGTAGGGAGGCGGTATTTAAGAAGAGACCTCGTCATTTTGTTGGTTTCAATGGttcctcatctggaggtaggggtTCATTCAAAAAAGGCTATCCTTCTGGGCCGATTCAGTCAACATTTCAGGTATCTCACAGTTGTACAGACTACTAGAGGGATCGAGATGGTTCATGGTTAGGGTAGGGAGGCGGTATCTgagaagaggcctcgtcattttgTTGGTTTCAATGGTTCCTCGTTTGGAGGTAGGGGTTCATTCAAAAAAGGCTATCCTTCTAGGCCGATTCAGTCAACATTTCAGGTATCTCATAGTGATTTTGGTAGTCGTGGTTCTTATAGGTCTCATCCTGAGCAGCTAACCTACAATGCACATTAAGCTCCAGTCAGTGCACATCCTATTGAGAGTTATTCAGGTGGTTATTTAGGTCGACAATGTCAGTTTCAAGGTTAGCAGTCACAATACCCGAGGACATGTTATATTTGTGGAGATCCGAGGTACGTTGCAAGGTTTTTCCCTAGATCACATAGCAGCATACCACAATAGGGTACTCGTGCCATAGTTCCAactccaattgctccaccatccACTCAACCACTTAGAGGTGGGGTTGAGGCATCCTATGATGgtggtcaggccattagaggtggatcCCAGCCAATGAGAGGTTGTCCGAGAGGTGGAGGTCAAAGTGGTGGGGCTTGGCCCCATTTTTAAGCATTTCAAGCTAGACCTGAGGTAGAGTCATCTGATAtggtcatcacaggtattattccagtttgccatagagatgcatccgttttatttgatccaggatctactgATTCCTATGTGTCATCGTTTTTTGCTTCATATATGGATGTGTATCGTGATTTCTTGAGTGctcttatttatgtgtctacgccTGTGAGTGATTCTATGTGGTAGACCATGTTTACTATTCGTGTGTATTCTCTATCGAGAGTTATGAAACGAGGGTAGATTTTCCTTTACTCagcatggtagactttgatgttatcttgggcatgggcTGGTTTTCACCATATCATGCTATCTTGGagtgtcatgccaagactgtgaccttagccatgCAGAGGTtacctcgattggagtggagaagGACTCATGGTCATTCCATTGGTAGGTgcatttcttatgtgaaggctcaaaatatggtcgagaagggatgtctaGCATATTTGGCCTATATCCATGATCCTAGtgcagaggttccttccatggattcagtatCAGTTGTGTGCAagtttccagaggtgtttcctATAGATTTGCCTGGGATGCCACCCGACTGGGATATTGATTTAAGTATTAACTTGGATTGGGGCACTCAGCCAATTTCTAccgcaccatatcgtatggccccagttgagttgaaagaattgaaggagcatttgcaggattttcttgataagggattcattagacctaATGTCTCGCTTTTGGttgcacctgtgttgtttgtaaagaagaagaaggatggaacgatgagcatgtgtatagattatcgtcAATTGAAAAAGGCCACTATCAagaagaattaccttgttcatgacttagagttgacAACCATTGTTCATAAGCGACTTCGCACAGcctagtccagatagaagagttatgagGACCAGAAGGTTCAAGATGTGGCAtatatggtgggtgagaaggttctcCTTTGAGTATCGCTTATAAAGGGCGTGATGCAGTTcgaaaagaagggcaagttgagcccgaGGTTTATTGGGCCATTTGAGATCTTAGAgagtgttggggaggttgctcaTAGGCTTGCATTGACTCCTAGCTTAGCAAGGGTACATTCGATATTTCACGTGTCCATGCATCAGAAGTACCATGGAGATAGCTCACaagttttggacttcagcacggtgcAACTTGATGAAAATTTAGCCTTTGAGGAAGAGTCGGTGGCTATTTTATCCCGGCAAGTTCGGAAGTTGAGATCCACAAGTTTtccttcagtgaaagtgcaatgggGAGGTCAGCTGATCGAGGAAGCTACATGGGAGTCCAAGTCCAATATGCGGAGTATATACCCCCACCTTTTTACCAGTCCAAGTACAtttctatgtccattcgaggacggatgtttattttagaggtggagaatgtgatgacctaatAGGTCGTTTTGAGTGAGAGCCTCTATTTTTGTATTCTGAGATCTCTATTAGCTCCATTTGATGTTTCTTGATTTGCATGTGTGGTCCGTGTCGCTTTTTGAAAATCTATTAAgggaaattttgaagaaaatgaaaattttgactAGAAATGAGGCTAGAGTTGACcacgatcaatattttgggtaaacgaccATGAATCGGTATTTGACGATCCTAGTAgtttcgtatgatatttttaaacTTGTATGCATGTTTTGTGGGGGTCTGGGGTGACCCGAATGCGTTTCAGCACATTATTTGCGAAATTGGAAAATTGAGTTTAAGTTGAAAATTCTTGAGTTTTGAAGATCAATTCTTCTTATTTGATGTTCTCTTGATGATTTGAGGTAGAAAGCAAGTTTGTATAATGTTATTACACTTGGTGTGCATGTTCGGCTTGGAGCCCGAGGgattcgggtgagtttcaggtgtgTATCAGATTAGGTTAGTTAAGGATTGATGATGCAAAACTGTTGGTGTCTCATGTCTGCAAATCTTGCATTTGCGAGCTCGCTTTTGTGGTTCAATGATTGCATTTGCAATAAGGGGCCGGTGGTTTGGTATTTTTCATTTGCGAACATTAGATCACATTTGTGGACTCTgggagtttgcatttgcgaactttGAGTCACTTGTTCGTCTAGGGGCTAGGTACAGGCAGCTTGACAAATGCGAAGCTTAGCTAGCATTTGCGGTCAGTGGgcagatcgcatttgcgatgttagGTGGTCTGATTCacttatcgcaattgcgatccgtGTGCCGCATTTGCAGGTATCGCATTTACGAACAAATGTTCACAAATGCGACACCTGCAACTGGGTAAAAGGGGGGAAAATtgggacttagctcattttacaccatTTCTCAACTCCAAACACTATCGAGGTGATTTTTGAAGAatattttcttcccaaattcattgGTAAATAACTCTAATCCATTTTCAATCAATTCCCCATTACATTTCATGAGTTTTTAACATCAAATTTTTGAATTTcgtggtagaaattagggaatttttaaaattgagatttatacctcaaattgagacagaattttgaaacaaatcacataaccgggctcgggggtgaatgggtaattgaaTTTTTGTCTAAATCTTGAATTTCTATcaagttgaagattcgggattcAAATATTCCAAAGACTatttttaggacccgatatggtcactatgagtttctgatgatgtcatttggcggaccaatgccccaacaatattTAAGCActtgatgaatagtgtgttccagccatatcttgGTCATTTCATCATCGTATTCATTGACGACATATTGGATCATGAGCAGCAGTTGAGGATCGTGCTCCAGACCTTGAGGGTGAAGAAGTCATGAAAAATTCTCCatatgtgagttttggcttgattCGGTGGCATATTTGAGCCATATGATGTCTagtgaggggattaaggtggTTTTGAAGAAGAtggaggcagtgcagagttgggaCAAACTGTCTTCTGCTACAAAAATCTGATGTTTTCTAGGCTTGGCTGGGTATTATTGCCGTTTCCTGGAGAGTTTTCATCCGTTGCAGCTCCTTTGACCAGATTGAGTTAGaaaggtgctccattcaggtggtctgaggagtgtgaggagaacttttcgaagctcaagactgccttgaccacatctTCAATTCTAGTTTTGCCTTCAACATTAGGttcttatacagtgtattgtgatgctttgtggATTGGCATTtgatgtgtattgatgcaggatggtagagtGATTGATTATGCTTcgcgttagttgaagccccatgagaagaactaccaatACATGATTTAGAGTTGATAACTATTGTCCatgtattgaagatttggaggcactatctttacggtgtgtcttgtgaggtattcatagATCATAGGAGTCCACAACACTTGTTTAAGGAAATGATCTAAATTTGAAGTAgcagaggtggttagagctgttaAAAGTATATGATATCACCATACTTGATCATCCTGGAaaagccaatatggtggccgattccttgagtagaaaggctgagagtatgggtagccttgcatatattccagttaaaGAGAGACCATTTGcattggatgttcaagctttggccaatcggtttatgAAGTTGGATGTTTCAAAGCCTAGCCGAGTTCTTGCTTGCATGGTTTCTGATCTTCTTTGTATGAGCACATTAGAGCACGTctgtatgatgacccccatttgcttgtACTTAAGGACACGGTGCAACAAAGTGATGCCAAGGAGGTTTTTattggagatgatgaggtgcTGAGGATGCTGGGCCGGGTTTGTGTGCAAATGTGGATGGGTTGCGTGAGTTGATTTTTGAAGAGGTCCACACTTTGCGGTATTCCAGTCATCCCGGTGTCGCTAAGATGTATaaggatttgaggtagcattactagtggagaagaatgaagaaatatatagtagAGTATATGGATCAGTGTTTGAACTATCAGCAcgtgaagtacgagcatcagaggccggacggtttgcttaagagacttgagattccagagtggaagtgggagcatattacAATACATTTCGTTGTCGGGCTCCGACTTTGAAAAAAAttgatgtagtgtgggttattgtggacagactgaccaagtctgcactCTTCATTCAGGTTGTGACTACCTACTCTTCAAAGCAGCTGGCTTAGatctatatccgtgagattgttcatcttcatggtgtgtcAGTGTCTATTATCTCCGATCGAGACACACAGTTCACCTCGTATTTCTAGAAAGCCATGCTACGTGCGTTAGGCACACAGATTGAGCTAAGCATCCCAGACGGACGAGCAGTCTGAGTGCACCATTCAAATCTTGGAGGATATGGTACGCGCCTTTGGTATGGATTtcgggggttcatgggatcaatttctaccgcttgcagagttttcctacaacaacaactaccaatctagtatttagatggctccttatgaagacttatatgggaggcggtgttattctctagttggttggtttgagccaggagaggctagATTATGGGGCACCGATTCGGTTTGggatgccttggagaaagtcaagttgatttAGGACCGGCTTCGTAGAACACAAAataggcagaagagttatactGATTGGAGGGCTCGTGATGTAGAAGCTTAAGTTATAAATGTTGACCTAGGTTTGACTTTTGTTAAAATGATGCCAGAACGGTGTTTTGATAACTCTGATAGGTTCAtatcgtgattttggacttgggcgtatgcccaaaattTAATTCGGAGGTCCCTAAGTTAATTTGACATGTTTTTGCCAAAAGTTGGGAATTTGAGGTTTAAAAGTTTCACTAAGTTTGACCATATGTTGACTTTATGGATATCGGGTTCAGAATTTAGTTTAGGGATTTGGAATAGGTCTGTTTTGCTTTTTATAACTTGTCTATAAAATTTGGTTTCATTTGGAGTTTGTTTGGTAGAATtgcttggttgcaattctagaggttcttgaGATTTCTTTTGAATTTTATGCATTTTGATGTCTGGTTCttggttctagatgttattttggttttttgatcatgcgagcgagttcgtatgatgttatcaAACTTGTGTGGATGTTTTGTTGTGAGCCttgaaggctcgggtgagtttcgaacgtGTTTCGGAATAGTTTGGACTCAATTCCAGGTTGCTGGTGTGCTCGTATTCTAGTTGTTGCAATTGCAAGCACCAGCATCACAATTGCGATCATAGAAGGGGTCTTAGGTATCGCATTTGTGATACATTAATCACAATTGCGATAACACTTAAGAACAGGGTAGTTTTGCATTTGCGACtgaaaggtcgcatttgcgataggagcagacttcgcaaatgtgaagtaaATATCGCATTTGCAACTTCCCTTTAGGCTGTCAGGCACCGCAATCGTGAGTTCTTCTTCGCAATGgcgagggttcgcaattgcgacatatgCACCTGAACAAAAGGGTTGGGAAGACGGGATTTGatctcatttctttcattttagaatcctagactcggtaggaggcAATTTGGAGAGGGTATTTTTGCAtaaaatcattgggtaagtgattctgaTCGGTTTCCAATTATattatatgactatatatgagatttagcatcaaattcatgagaatctaagtGAAATTTAGGAATCTAAGtcgtttttggttagatttgagccgtgcgGAGGCGAATTTTAAGGGAACTATTTTTGAGTGTtgatttggcctaattgaggtaagtatattgcctaactttgtgtgggagaactaccccttaggatttgagtttattttactatttgaattatgtgtaagacgtgtacacgaggtgacgagtgtgtacacatgCTTATATGTGATATTTGACTGGTTTAGACTCTTAGGTTGCTTATAAGcacttaattgaagttattattatttgttcTATCTTTCGCTGTCAATTTATTCTTACAtgccttaattgaagttgttattacATGTTCTAGTTTCTATTGCAAAGTTACTCTTGTTTGCATTTATTTGTAGTTGTTGTTACATGCTATCCTCCCTATTGTTGAATTATTCTCATGTATTTAGTCGTAGTTGCTATTTAATGCTATCTCTTTTATTGTTAAACTTATGTTACGTACTTGAATTGGAAGTTGCCATTTGACGGGAATACCTTCATTGTTGGGTTATTGAGGTTGTAGTTGTGAAAGCTATTAACACGTTGTGTTTGAAGTGTTGATTATTGGGACATCCTttcttttttgttattattaagatTCTTGTACACATTGTGGTTAAGCGGTGGGCTATGTGTTGTGGTAATATTGTTATTGTTGATTTGGTAatgttgtggcata from Nicotiana sylvestris chromosome 12, ASM39365v2, whole genome shotgun sequence encodes the following:
- the LOC138883049 gene encoding uncharacterized protein, encoding MVDFDVILGMGWFSPYHAILECHAKTVTLAMQRLPRLEWRRTHGHSIGRCISYVKAQNMVEKGCLAYLAYIHDPSAEVPSMDSVSVVCKFPEVFPIDLPGMPPDWDIDLSINLDWGTQPISTAPYRMAPVELKELKEHLQDFLDKGFIRPNVSLLVAPVLFVKKKKDGTMSMCIDYRQLKKATIKKNYLVHDLELTTIVHKRLRTA